One region of Acropora muricata isolate sample 2 chromosome 13, ASM3666990v1, whole genome shotgun sequence genomic DNA includes:
- the LOC136896312 gene encoding uncharacterized protein, whose product MASVLICFGRLAFFVLYGLQSYLLTSYPAVYKRNDAFYALIVLFIPALILWLWILCDDRNLQWLFAVWPAYVWLALIPLIGIIFGGGDPIENKLDSQVFFGPNVLKITLCLSPLLLLLLLSTGTDSMSYRELIWLLSLRIALDLFDTVEMLEVVLEENIVPHNIPRSFENAIIAFACISFILSPLQLMQIKLLRRGDWRYREVTSICHKTLQTLAVNCVFLGLRLELFLGYGKDASIFIAKNGIIILLSLFEICSECECCGCSD is encoded by the coding sequence ATGGCTTCGGTTTTGATTTGTTTCGGAAGACTGGCCTTTTTTGTTCTGTATGGTCTTCAGTCCTATTTGCTGACTTCGTATCCAGCCGTATACAAAAGGAATGATGCTTTCTACGCATTAATTGTCCTGTTTATCCCAGCTCTAATATTATGGCTGTGGATCCTGTGCGATGACAGAAATCTTCAGTGGTTATTCGCTGTTTGGCCGGCTTATGTATGGCTTGCATTAATACCGTTAATCGGAATAATTTTTGGAGGAGGCGACCCTATCGAAAACAAGCTGGACAGTCAAGTCTTCTTTGGTCCAAATGTCCTAAAGATCACCCTGTGTTTATCTCCCTTACTTTTGTTGCTGCTATTAAGTACAGGTACTGATTCAATGTCATACAGAGAGTTGATCTGGCTGCTCTCCTTGAGAATAGCACTGGATCTCTTCGATACAGTTGAAATGTTGgaggttgttttagaagagaacaTAGTCCCCCACAACATTCCAAGAAGCTTCGAAAACGCCATTATTGCATTTGCGTGCATCAGTTTTATTCTGTCTCCTCTGCAGTTAATGCAAATAAAGCTGTTACGTCGTGGGGACTGGCGATATCGCGAGGTTACATCAATCTGTCATAAAACGTTGCAGACTCTCGCTGTGAATTGTGTTTTTCTAGGTCTACGTTTGGAACTGTTCCTAGGGTATGGCAAAGATGCGTCTATCTTCATCGCCAAAAACGGTATCATAATTCTCCTTAGTCTGTTTGAGATTTGTTCGGAATGTGAGTGTTGCGGTTGTTCAGATTAA
- the LOC136896319 gene encoding uncharacterized protein, whose product MASFLVWAGRFLFFGLALTQCFLLASYPSKKSGLWYLTSLSYAPSLLAWTSLVVTDNTKLGKLSYIWALYAIGLVVSTIIVFAAFVDTIDKGSLLGLKVTLCITPILLLLLLNTAKDVKKHKDLLPWLCFAMAVDLVDTIEMIDIVLDEVEKEHEYRIPKGFAYTMVAIACINFLLSPWQMLENDFETGELLPKRALWRYIVEIVVVNFVFLITRLVILIEYEKDESIFILKNLVAIILGIMGIRKLKTDIKISDLCCKDFGSNSLHL is encoded by the coding sequence ATGGCTTCATTTTTGGTTTGGGCTGGACGTTTCTTATTTTTTGGTCTTGCATTGACTCAGTGCTTCCTACTTGCTTCCTATCCGTCAAAGAAAAGTGGTTTATGGTACTTAACAAGTTTATCTTATGCTCCTTCGTTGCTGGCATGGACTAGCCTTGTTGTTACCGATAACACCAAACTTGGCAAGCTTTCTTACATTTGGGCCTTGTATGCGATCGGATTAGTTGTAAGCACTATTATCGTGTTTGCAGCTTTTGTTGACACTATAGACAAAGGAAGTCTTCTTGGTTTGAAGGTGACCCTATGCATTACGCCGATTcttctgttgttgttattgaacACCGCAAAAGACGTAAAAAAGCACAAAGACCTTTTGCCATGGCTATGCTTTGCAATGGCGGTGGATCTTGTCGATACAATCGAAATGATAGACATTGTTTTGGACGAGGTGGAGAAAGAACACGAATATCGCATCCCAAAAGGATTTGCTTATACAATGGTCGCAATAGCGTGCATTAACTTTCTGCTATCGCCCTGGCAAAtgcttgaaaatgattttgaaacAGGAGAACTGCTTCCAAAGAGAGCACTATGGCGTTACATTGTTGAAATAGTTGTCGTAAACTTCGTATTTCTCATCACTCGTTTGGTGATCTTAATCGAGTACGAAAAAGATGAATCCATTTTCATCTTGAAGAATCTCGTTGCAATTATACTCGGAATCATGGGAATCCGAAAACTCAAAACAGATATCAAGATATCTGACCTCTGTTGCAAGGACTTTGGATCGAATTCCTTGCATTTGTAG
- the LOC136895034 gene encoding transmembrane protein 121B-like, with protein sequence MANCTKTMDKVFLWGGRILFLVLMVTQCLFLASYPAIYKNNLTWYLTSLSYAPAAFTWLFLLLSKKAKLRWLFLTWGLYLIGLVGSIVIVFTTVGDILDKERFLGPNGLKMTLCITPLLVLLLLNTAEDAERHEKLLPLVCFQMAVDLVDTIEIIDIVLDEKEHNYGIPNAFGHSMVAIACISFLLSLCKMLEIDLNTGEPKPKRALLRYVFEMALVNLVFLIIRSVIFIKYKKDESIFILKNLIAIILGIMGIRNLKRKMWPSSFRCK encoded by the coding sequence ATGGCGAACTGTACTAAAACAATGGACAAAGTCTTCCTTTGGGGCGGACGTATATTATTTCTTGTGCTGATGGTGACACAGTGTCTCTTTCTCGCTTCCTATCCGGCAATTTACAAAAACAATTTAACATGGTACTTAACAAGTTTGTCATATGCTCCTGCGGCGTTTACGTGGTTATTCCTGCTTTTGTCCAAGAAGGCCAAACTTCGCTGGTTGTTTTTGACCTGGGGCTTGTACTTGATAGGTTTAGTGGGGAGcattgttattgtgtttacaacagTTGGAGACATCCTTGATAAAGAAAGGTTTCTTGGTCCAAATGGTCTAAAGATGACCCTTTGCATTACACCGCttcttgtgttgttgttgttaaatacAGCAGAAGATGCGGAAAGGCACGAGAAACTTCTGCCCTTGGTGTGCTTCCAAATGGCTGTGGATCTTGTCGATACAATCGAAATAATAGACATTGTTTTGGACGAGAAAGAACACAATTATGGAATCCCAAATGCATTTGGTCATTCAATGGTCGCAATAGCGTGTATCAGTTTTCTGCTATCGCTCTGCAAAATGCTTGAGATTGATCTTAATACAGGAGAGCCTAAGCCAAAAAGAGCACTGTTGCGTTATGTTTTTGAAATGGCTCTCGTAAACTTAGTGTTTCTTATCATTCGTTCGGTGATCTTCATCAAGTACAAGAAAGATGAATCAATTTTCATCTTGAAGAATCTAATTGCAATTATACTCGGAATCATGGGAATCCGAAACCTCAAAAGGAAGATGTGGCCTTCTAGCTTCCGTTGCAAATGA